The Pogona vitticeps strain Pit_001003342236 chromosome 6, PviZW2.1, whole genome shotgun sequence genome contains a region encoding:
- the LOC110082610 gene encoding cyclin-dependent kinase 5 activator 1-like: MGTVLSLSPGTRKASLYDDGSSGSLAHYPGLPGTKGGAGQKADKTLKRHSIFIPALTWKRLVASTKKRGSRAGGKGAANNNNYPHAKEVAHLNHENVKKSLSCANLASYDGTGAPLGPLGSKRTSVSSLKPTGGGGGGTSSSSSPRRVVVQASTSELLKCLGEFLCRRCYRLKHLSPTEPILWLRSVDRSLLLQGWQDQAFVTPANVVFVYLLCREMIDGDGVANEHELQAALLTCLYLSYSYMGNEISYPLKPFLVEACKDAFWNRCLRIINTMSAKMLRINADPHYFTQVFADLKNEGSGPHEDFGRVLDR; the protein is encoded by the coding sequence ATGGGCACCGTGTTGTCCCTCTCTCCGGGCACCCGGAAAGCCAGCCTGTACGACGACGGCTCCTCGGGCTCCCTGGCCCACTACCCAGGTTTGCCTGGCACCAAGGGGGGCGCCGGGCAGAAGGCGGACAAGACCCTGAAGCGCCACTCCATCTTCATCCCGGCCTTGACCTGGAAGAGGCTGGTGGCTTCCACCAAGAAGAGGGGCTCTCGGGCGGGGGGCAAAGGggcggccaacaacaacaactacccCCACGCCAAGGAGGTGGCCCACCTCAACCACGAGAACGTCAAGAAGTCCCTCTCCTGCGCCAACCTTGCCAGCTACGACGGGACCGGGGCCCCCTTGGGCCCCCTGGGCTCCAAGCGCACGTCGGTCTCCTCGCTCAAGCCcaccggcggcgggggcgggggcacctcctcttcctcctccccccggcGGGTGGTGGTCCAGGCCTCCACCAGCGAGCTGCTGAAGTGCTTGGGGGAGTTCCTTTGCCGGCGGTGCTACCGCCTCAAGCACCTCTCGCCCACGGAACCCATCTTGTGGCTGCGCAGCGTGGACCGCTCCCTGCTCCTGCAaggctggcaggatcaggccttCGTCACCCCCGCCAACGTGGTCTTCGTCTACCTGCTGTGCCGCGAGATGATCGACGGGGATGGGGTGGCCAACGAGCACGAACTCCAGGCGGCCCTGCTCACCTGCCTCTACCTGTCCTACTCCTATATGGGCAACGAGATCTCCTACCcgctcaagcccttcctggtgGAGGCCTGCAAGGACGCCTTCTGGAACCGCTGCCTCCgtatcatcaacaccatgagtgCCAAGATGCTCCGGATCAATGCCGACCCCCACTATTTCACTCAGGTCTTTGCCGACCTCAAAAACGAAGGCAGCGGCCCCCACGAGGATTTTGGCCGGGTCTTAGACCGGTGA